The Cylindrospermum stagnale PCC 7417 genome segment CCACCTGTTTTCTTTTGAACAGCTTCTTCCCAGTCTTTACCTGCTTTACCAATTTCTTCACCAGATCTCTTCTTAGGTACTAGATTATTTTTTCTAACATCTTGTAATTGTTTTTCAACTTGTATAATTTCATCAACAACTCCTTCTGGATCAGTTACTGCTTTTTTTTGAAGCCCACTTAATTGTTCAGCCAACTTACTATTTTTAGGATCGGCTAATTCTTTAGCAAATTGTTTGGCAAGTTCTTCACAAGTTGAACAGCGAACTATTTTACCATTGGCCAGAACTTTTAAGGTATGACCATTTCGGGTAACTCGTTTGGCAATGACTCCCTCTGATAGCATTTTGATACCATCAGCGCCATATTTTTTAATTACATTGTTACGATGTTTACTAAGCCATTTAGCAGTATTAGCATTTTTCAAACCCTTTTTTACTGCTGCTGGTATTTTGATTGTTTTTGCTTTCTCCGCTAACTTAGCTACACCTGGAATCTTTTTGACTACTTCAATGGCTTTAGTGGACATCTTCCCTACCCATTTTGCCCCAGTTGCTCCACCAGCAGTCAGAACAGCTAAAGCAATCTCAGCAGCAGCATAGCCTAATACCTTGCCGCGAAACTGCCATTTTTGAAATATAGCTGGATTATTCCACTGTTTTTCAAAATCTCCCAGCCAAGCTTGAGCTAAATCACCCCAATTAATTTGAGTAATCTGCTTCCACAGATTTTGTCCATCGTTGAGAATGTTACCTGTAAATAAACTTTTGAGTATATCCCAGACCATCACTGCTAGGTCTTTGATACCTACCAAGTTACTCCAAATAGATTCCAAAGCCCCTTGTAATAGTCCAGCGACTAAAGCTGCTCCTCCTACAGCAAAATTCCCCACAGTTTTAGCAACGTTCCCAGCCACTGCTAAAGCATCACGCACAGGGGAACCAGTGGATATTTTACCGACAAAGCTATTAGCAAATTCAGCACTGGGAATCCAAATGTAAACCCCGGCTGTTGCTTGAGTGTTTTGCCAAGAACTATTAGGTGGACGGTGAATACCACCACCAAGGCGATTAATTTCTTCTAAAACGTTGACATAAAACCGCAAGTCTCTATCACGTTGAACAAACTGTTTATAATAGCGTTCAGCAATGGCAATAGCATTCTCCCCAGACTTAATTTTATAGAGTTGTGCCCCTGGTTCAGGTAAGCGGGTATTGACTTTTGTCGCTTCAACATAGCCGTATTCTCCAGAGGACAAAGCGATGTGATACCAACCACTAGATAATTGTTTATCAATGAAGAGTTTAGTACCGATTGGTATCTTGCGTATGATACTGGAACCATGACCCTTTGAGGGTTGATTATATAGCTCTAAACCTGCTTCATAAAATGCTACACCGCTTTTACTAACGTTTGTACCTTGAGGTCGTGGATCTGTTGGTTGCTTCTGAATTAATGGGTTATTTGTCTGTGACTGCACCAGTTGAACTGCATTTAAAACCTCAGTTTTACCAGACTCTAATTTATTCTGTGGTTGATAATCTTGCTTGGAAATTTCTTTGGCTGGCAGATGGTTAACTGGTTTCTTTGTTAGTGAAAATTCATTCTTGTTGTTATTTAATACGGTTTTTGAAGTTTGCTCTTCAATTGTTTTAGCTTGAAGGGTATCAGTTGGTTTATTTAATAGTGATGGCTTAAATAGGTTTTGATTGAAACCAGATAATTCTTTTTTAGCCTGAATAGTTCCTGTGTGTTTTTTATCTTCTTGTTCTGCTTCACAGTCTGAGCAAGCACGTTGAATTGTTCCCCCATTGGCATCTTCATCACTATTATCTCCTGGCTCGCTCAGACGCTGGATTTCAACAGCTTCATTCGCTACTTCCTCAACTTTGTCGAATGGCTCTAATGTTGTATTTTGTTCTGGGGATAAATCTGGGTTTGTTTGAGGCTGGATAGCAACAGGATTTGGTGGGACTGCTTGTTGCTGATATACAGTCCCAGGCTCACCAAGGGTAAGCTTCATCTGAATTCTTGGTGTCCTAGCTGGGGACGGGCGGGGTGTAAGTTTTGAGAAATCTATAAAGCCACTTTTATACTGCTCTGTCTCTTCTCGTTGAGCTTCAGAATCAGGCGTTTGTTCTTGTTGGGGCGTTACTTCTTCGGTTTTGGGCTGAACGACAAAGCGACGCGGTGCAAACTGATTTGGCGCTGGTGTGTCTGAGGAGTTGGCAGAATTCTTGGAAGTTCTGTGTTGCTTGCTGTACATTTACTCAATCCTCGACGTTGAAGTTTTTACAAGTTATTGCCAGATATCACTTTTGATGATTTCCGCTTTTCACCCAACTTACTAGCACCAACAATCACAAGTTAGCTACAAGAGAAGCAAGTGCTTAGACTGATATTTCTCTGCTGCTGACTCACTCAGTTGTTGAATTTTCACAACTTTATAGAGAATATTTTTAGTCTTGTCGCTCAGTATATACTCTATGCTGTTTTTTTATATTTTTCTCTGAGTAAAAGAAATAAAGCTTGGTTTTTAAGTCAATAATCAATGTGATTTTTATAGAAAAAGCCACCCCAGAGGAGCAGCTTGTATGCAGACTAAGTTGGAATAACGGGTTGGCATCTAGGTTTTAATTACCGCGATCACCCTTAGTGCGATCGCTTTGCGCCATCGCGATCTAAATCATTAATCACTTTTTGCACATACCACTCCTCAGACATTCCCGGCTGAAAATCTCGCTGCTGTTGAATTAGTCTTTGGGCTGATTGATCATGCCTTCAGGAGTTAGAGTGCGGCGTTGACGTCTGGTAAACAGTAAAAGCGCGATCGCAGTTATGCCGATAACCCAGCCGTTGGATGATTCGGGTACACTCACCTTTAAAGGATTGTTGGGTTTGCTTAACTCCTCTTTGCCGTTTTCGACTTTGCGGTTAAAGCGATCGCTTTCTGCCTCTGCGCGTTTGAGTGCTGCCCTTTGTTCGTCGTTCACCAGCACAATCATCGAAGAATATGGGGTGACAATCTCCGATTTTTTGGCTATGTCGTGAATAGCATCCAAATTAGCCAACTGATTGAGGTTGATCTGTTTACTCAACCCCAGAATCAATTGCCGTGCCGCTAGTTGCTGAAAATCGTCGTTTTGGGTTGGTGAACCAGGGGAAGCCACCTGATACCAAGCGTAGCCATCCACAACATTCACCGCAGATTCCCCTAAAGCGGCTTTTGTGGCTATGCGTTGCAAAACTTCTGGAAGTTGCTGTGAAATTCCGCCACCGCTATCTTGCATCGCTTTGATCGTGGCATCATCATAAGCTGCTGGCAAATCTCCTAAATGTACCATCCACAAGGGCGCAGATATGGCGGGATAGGTGCCACCCTGTTTTTTTACCTTATTTTCAGCAGTTAATTCATAACTGCCTTGATCAGTTACTAGCAAAACGCCGTCATAGGATGTATCGCCGCGTAACTGATTAAACTGCTGTACCATCTCAACAGGTTGAATTGTGCCGTAAAAGGTGATTTTTTCGGCTTTAAACTGTCGGATATCGTCTAACCTTTGAGGTGCTACACCTTTGGCAGTGGTGATATAAACATCGGCATGATTATTATTAGCAAAGTCTGGTTTTTGTACCCATGCGAGGGTTGAAGATAATTCTTTGAGGTGGTTGCCCATACTCCGGGAACTGTCGATGACAATGGCAAATCGCTGGCCTTTGGGTAAGGAGTAATCGCTTTTGGCAAGTGGCTTTGCTGTGATGCTGTAGCGATCGCTAAAATTAACTTGATGCAATCGTGGTTCTGCTTGTGTACTAGCTGCTAAATATGGTTCTAACCAAGCATCTCCCGCTGGCGATACCACCTTACCCTGACGGAGGCGCTGGCTGTACTTAGTCCAGAAAATATTACGTTTTTCCCCTAAATTTGGCATCGCCCAGCCTTTATCCTGTCGCATGACTTTGTAAGTCAGCCACAAATGCATTTCTGTCGGGCGCTGTGGTGCTGCATTGTCAAAACTTGGTAACGATTTCGGGGGGATGGGAAATGCCCGCAGGCGATAATGTCTTGGCCCGACTTGTTCTAACAAAGCTGGATCTACAGGACGTGTACGCCTGACTTGTGAATTATAAACTTTCTGAGCTGCACCGCGAGGGGCGACAACAAAGGGGAAGCGCTTGCTGACGTCGCTGGTGTCACCCAGCCATAATCCGGAAATGACGGCGCTTTCTGGTAATGAGAACGAGTAAAATATTTCTTGAACTTCTGGTGTTTCGTTCTTGTACACCTCGTAAAGTTCGACATCAGCCCAATCACCATGTTCTGCAACTGTAACTTGTTGCGATCGCAACCAAACTTTTTTTTCGTTGATGTTCAGCAGTCCCGCTTTCACTTCTTGCTGGTTAAATGTAGATTGGACAGCATGGCTGACTGCACTGCGTTCGGCTTTTTGCAGCGGGGTATCAAAAAATTCGGCATACAGCTTTTGCGCTTTTTCGCTATCCTCACTAGAACCGTTGTACAACCAAGGCGACATCAGTTGATTGTATTGCGCTTGTAGAAACTGGCACAGCCACTCTGGTGAGTTAAAAACGCTACGATACATAGCGTGGATGTGGTCATTTTCTTTGATGCTGCTGAGGTAGCGATAATCGGACAAGTAAGCGTTAACTAAACCTTCTCGAATTACATTCGATTTTGCTAAAAGCGCTTGCCGGCTGCTATCGGTAGTTGCCGGGTTTTTTAGGAGAGAAAATGCCTGCACCTGTGGCTGTTGTTGCAAAGAAATGAAGATGATTATCCAGGCAAAGGCGATCGCAAATGAACCTGTAAGCGATCGCTTATGGCCATACTGGGAGGCAAACCTGACTAATATCCGTCGTGCAGAGTCAACATACAACCCGACAAACGCTAAAGGCATGAAAACAAATAATGTAGTGCTCAAACCCCAAAGGATCAATCCGGGAAATAACCAGAATAAATTTATAGTCAATGCCTGCAAAAGAATTGTCGCCCACTGGAATTTAAAAAATTCT includes the following:
- a CDS encoding restriction endonuclease fold toxin, encoding MYSKQHRTSKNSANSSDTPAPNQFAPRRFVVQPKTEEVTPQQEQTPDSEAQREETEQYKSGFIDFSKLTPRPSPARTPRIQMKLTLGEPGTVYQQQAVPPNPVAIQPQTNPDLSPEQNTTLEPFDKVEEVANEAVEIQRLSEPGDNSDEDANGGTIQRACSDCEAEQEDKKHTGTIQAKKELSGFNQNLFKPSLLNKPTDTLQAKTIEEQTSKTVLNNNKNEFSLTKKPVNHLPAKEISKQDYQPQNKLESGKTEVLNAVQLVQSQTNNPLIQKQPTDPRPQGTNVSKSGVAFYEAGLELYNQPSKGHGSSIIRKIPIGTKLFIDKQLSSGWYHIALSSGEYGYVEATKVNTRLPEPGAQLYKIKSGENAIAIAERYYKQFVQRDRDLRFYVNVLEEINRLGGGIHRPPNSSWQNTQATAGVYIWIPSAEFANSFVGKISTGSPVRDALAVAGNVAKTVGNFAVGGAALVAGLLQGALESIWSNLVGIKDLAVMVWDILKSLFTGNILNDGQNLWKQITQINWGDLAQAWLGDFEKQWNNPAIFQKWQFRGKVLGYAAAEIALAVLTAGGATGAKWVGKMSTKAIEVVKKIPGVAKLAEKAKTIKIPAAVKKGLKNANTAKWLSKHRNNVIKKYGADGIKMLSEGVIAKRVTRNGHTLKVLANGKIVRCSTCEELAKQFAKELADPKNSKLAEQLSGLQKKAVTDPEGVVDEIIQVEKQLQDVRKNNLVPKKRSGEEIGKAGKDWEEAVQKKTGGKSAIIEGREIDSVTDEALIQAKNINTSNPKNFLNKKTRTQIKETIRLADERGKRAEFWFKEEPHPLIREYIENKRGIVKVGL
- a CDS encoding TIGR02921 family PEP-CTERM protein; this translates as MKAFPNILFYAIFGIWNVVFLLVAYTGLLPIIGVPLVRATLAGDIPIEFSLTLAALVAVPTICTLVGCLNFAKKPRQLIRLFYGVEAPLLLICLLRLFVIRELTPASTQIIATLGLCIGAFFLELIHGYADRQKATAWLQMLIHSLMLLIGLYVGAVLLFYAVPLAAVIVQEFFKFQWATILLQALTINLFWLFPGLILWGLSTTLFVFMPLAFVGLYVDSARRILVRFASQYGHKRSLTGSFAIAFAWIIIFISLQQQPQVQAFSLLKNPATTDSSRQALLAKSNVIREGLVNAYLSDYRYLSSIKENDHIHAMYRSVFNSPEWLCQFLQAQYNQLMSPWLYNGSSEDSEKAQKLYAEFFDTPLQKAERSAVSHAVQSTFNQQEVKAGLLNINEKKVWLRSQQVTVAEHGDWADVELYEVYKNETPEVQEIFYSFSLPESAVISGLWLGDTSDVSKRFPFVVAPRGAAQKVYNSQVRRTRPVDPALLEQVGPRHYRLRAFPIPPKSLPSFDNAAPQRPTEMHLWLTYKVMRQDKGWAMPNLGEKRNIFWTKYSQRLRQGKVVSPAGDAWLEPYLAASTQAEPRLHQVNFSDRYSITAKPLAKSDYSLPKGQRFAIVIDSSRSMGNHLKELSSTLAWVQKPDFANNNHADVYITTAKGVAPQRLDDIRQFKAEKITFYGTIQPVEMVQQFNQLRGDTSYDGVLLVTDQGSYELTAENKVKKQGGTYPAISAPLWMVHLGDLPAAYDDATIKAMQDSGGGISQQLPEVLQRIATKAALGESAVNVVDGYAWYQVASPGSPTQNDDFQQLAARQLILGLSKQINLNQLANLDAIHDIAKKSEIVTPYSSMIVLVNDEQRAALKRAEAESDRFNRKVENGKEELSKPNNPLKVSVPESSNGWVIGITAIALLLFTRRQRRTLTPEGMINQPKD